Proteins encoded in a region of the Anopheles aquasalis chromosome 2, idAnoAquaMG_Q_19, whole genome shotgun sequence genome:
- the LOC126571778 gene encoding m-AAA protease-interacting protein 1, mitochondrial has translation MFLLSHQAKIRRFHRYFSSFERFPPAVSNNTVFPSSSTCAHTTAAKLPAWNGSTRLLPASSRPSIAGNQNTVQIRWNSTDEHQHPARKVKKPLTLMDFPQLVWPSVVKTIRNFIMVHFIIRPYFDRDFHLPDFVIGAKQALQVVSSALAGGETKQLEGLVDRAALNDVKQTLSKMSVAERYDIRVDKEDVYFSFPYQVGVMFDESEDDSQKRFVEITMVFHVLRGLKGMIERGETVPLNIGALPEYRDKISVCNYRFIKEFTKGVESDWTVNVINHFRPSDYIDE, from the exons ATGTTTTTGTTGAGCCATCAGGCAAAAATTAGGCGATTTCATCGATATTTTAGTAGTTTTGAACGTTTTCCACCCGCTGTTTCTAATAATACCGTGTTCCCTAGTTCATCAACATGTGCTCACACGACTGCGGCAAAGCTGCCGGCCTGGAACGGCTCTACCCGGTTGCTGCCGGCTTCTTCCCGTCCCTCGATCGCAGGCAATCAAAACACGGTCCAAATCCGATGGAACTCGACCGATGAGCACCAGCATCCGGCCCGGAAGGTGAAGAAACCGCTGACGCTGATGGACTTCCCCCAGCTAGTGTGGCCATCGGTCGTGAAGACCATCCGTAACTTTATCATGGTGCACTTTATTATTCGGCCATACTTTGACCGGGACTTTCACCTTCCCGACTTCGTGATCGGAGCGAAACAGGCTCTGCAG gTTGTTTCTTCGGCTCTGGCCGGTGGTGAAACAAAACAGCTGGAAGGATTGGTCGATCGTGCGGCACTGAACGACGTGAAGCAAACGCTTTCGAAAATGTCCGTCGCAGAACGGTATGATATTCGTGTGGACAAGGAGGATGTGTATTTCTCCTTCCCGTACCAGGTCGGTGTCATGTTCGATGAATCGGAGGACGACAGCCAGAAGCGATTTGTCGAAATCACGATGGTCTTTCACGTGCTTCGAGGGTTGAAAGGAATGATCGAGCGAGGGGAAACCGTTCCCCTTAACATCGG AGCACTCCCTGAGTATCGCGATAAAATCAGCGTCTGCAACTACAGATTCATCAAGGAGTTTACCAAGGGCGTCGAATCCGACTGGACCGTGAACGTAATCAACCACTTCAGACCGAGCGATTACATCGATGAGTAA
- the LOC126571779 gene encoding intraflagellar transport protein 80 homolog has translation MKFKIYLAKDAKLSESICVLGWNNNENVFSCGNDQQMYKWTSTNREFMQVAKLPDGFVPSDLHWLVSKSGNLSSSGSTGATGGKAAECLLLAGTEGSFVILNKSVRIDRNVVAHSGTISSSRWSPDGSGLLTAGEDGIIKIWSRSGMLRSTVVQNEGPIRCARWAPSASAIAYCQGTFVSIKPLAANSKMVKWRAHDGMVLCLSWSNNTGMIATGGEDCRYKIWDTQGTNIYTSVADDFAITSVEFCPEGELLAVGGFNMIKLCHFTGWSHSIVRFNQQVIGSLFNIVWASDGTQIAAATSTGVLLFGHIIERELRNRNLKALTIGRKTIVLQDINCRTSDTLDFPERIIKWELGYGHLVVATIHQIHIFNEHYINTPIIIDGRSDIRLIKLGRKNFLAVDHASIWIYTYSGRLHLNPRYAGSQTQVAQLNPRCISLGIDCLAVRDHSDQSIVHVFDLLPSATRQEEPYSIHSKAIVVEVAVCRFGNPHDQYLVYLDANQDLYITSVHDGSEFITHKIGTQVTSVMWSSDTNILVGLHDLSYTVWYCPGEACADPTLIALTTFTYDTSEIGKNIALENFEGANVSFRSSGAIFTVSVKTYCVILHKLFAENQWEKAIKLCRLAQSQLLWATLAAMASKRNQLDISEEAFCASLQIDKVYHLGYIKSMSPSSPKHMAENSIMNGRIQEAETILLHNKRPQETIRLCIRVHRWREALDLALKHGIDVDFVLSQRKKHLQALEREENDPQFLQQKKTP, from the exons ATGAAGTTTAAAATATATCTTGCAAAAGATGCCAAGTTAAGTGAATCCATATGTGTTCTAGGCTGGAACAACAATGAAAACGTTTTCAGCTGCGGTAACGATCAACAAATGTATAAATGGACCTCTACAAACAGggagttcatgcaggtggctAAGTTACCCGATGGATTTGTTCCAAGTGACCTTCACTGGCTTGTCTCTAAAAGCGGCAATTTAAGTTCGAGTGGCAGTACTGGAGCAACCGGAGGAAAAGCTGCCGAATGCCTTCTACTAGCCGGCACTGAAGGAAGTTTTGTAATACTGAACAAAAGTGTccgcatcgatcgaaacgTGGTGGCCCATTCAGGGACAATCTCTTCGTCCCGCTGGAGCCCCGATGGTAGCGGTTTATTAACTGCAGGTGAAGATGGCATCATTAAAATTTGGTCTCGTTCCGGCATGCTAAGATCAACCGTTGTGCAGAATGAAGGACCAATACGATGTGCCAGATGGGCTCCATCTGCTTCAGCCATCGCGTATTGCCAAGGAACGTTTGTTTCCATCAAGCCTTTGGCTGCAAATAGCAAAATGGTCAAATGGAGAGCACACGATGGAATGGTTCTTTGTTTGTCGTGGTCAAACAATACAGGCATGATTGCGACAGGAGGCGAAGATTGTCGATACAAGATCTGGGATACTCAAGGCACCAACATCTACACCAGCGTGGCGGACGATTTCGCCATCACCTCGGTGGAATTTTGTCCAGAAGGCGAACTACTGGCTGTGGGAGGCTTCAATATGATAAAATTATGTCATTTTACTGGG TGGAGCCACAGCATCGTGCGATTCAATCAACAAGTGATCGGATCGCTTTTCAACATCGTTTGGGCTTCTGACGGAACACAAATAGCGGCAGCGACTAGCACTGGAGTTCTGCTCTTTGGCCATATCATTGAACGCGAATTGCGCAATCGTAACCTAAAGGCTTTGACCATAGGCCGCAAGACCATTGTGCTGCAAGATATAAATTGCCGCACTAGCGACACGCTGGATTTTCCCGAGCGTATAATAAAATGGGAGCTTGGATATGGGCACTTGGTTGTAGCTACTATCCATCAGATTCACATTTTTAACGAGCACTACATCAACACTCCGATTATCATAGATGGCCGTAGTGATATTCGCCTTATCAAGCTGGGAAGAAA AAACTTTCTCGCGGTAGACCATGCTTCTATCTGGATCTATACATATTCAGGACGATTGCATCTTAATCCACGGTACGCTGGTTCGCAGACGCAGGTAGCACAACTTAACCCTCGCTGCATTTCGCTTGGCATAGATTGTCTTGCAGTGCGAGATCATTCCGATCAGTCCATTGTCCATGTGTTTGATCTGTTGCCCAGTGCAACCCGACAAGAAGAGCCATACAGTATACACTCAAAGGCGATCGTGGTAGAAGTAGCTGTCTGTCGGTTTGGAAATCCTCATGATCAATACCTGGTATACCTGGATGCAAACCAGGACTTGTACATTACGAGCGTGCATGATGGTTCTGAGTTCATAACCCACAAGATCGGAACTCAGGTTACTAGTGTGATGTGGTCGAGTGATACAAACATACTAGTGGGACTGCACGATCTCAGCTACACCGTGTGGTACTGTCCTGGGGAAGCGTGTGCCGATCCGACTCTCATCGCTCTAACAACATTCACATACGATACCAGCGAGATCGGGAAGAACATTGCGCTTGAAAACTTTGAAGGAGCAAATGTGTCATTTCGCAGTTCTGGTGCTATCTTTACAGTATCGGTGAAAACCTACTGTGTAATACTGCATAAGTTGTTCGCTGAAAATCAGTGGGAAAAAGCTATTAAACTTTGCCGCTTGGCACAAAGTCAGCTACTATGGGCTACGCTGGCGGCGATGGCATCTAAGCGTAACCAGCTTGATATTAGTGAAGAGGCATTTTGCGCTTCTTTGCAAATTGATAAAGTCTATCACCTGGGATACATCAAATCAATGTCTCCCTCGAGTCCAAAACATATGGCTGAAAATTCCATTATGAATGGACGTATCCAGGAAGCAGAAACTATTTTGCTGCACAACAAGCGTCCGCAGGAGACCATTAGGCTTTGCATCCGAGTTCACCGTTGGAGAGAGGCCTTAGATTTGGCCTTGAAACATGGAATCGATGTAGATTTTGTACTATCGCAACGCAAAAAACATTTGCAGGCTTTGGAGCGCGAAGAAAATGATCCACAGtttctgcaacaaaaaaaaacaccatag